One window of Psychrobacillus sp. FSL H8-0483 genomic DNA carries:
- the yycI gene encoding two-component system regulatory protein YycI, translating into MDWNKTKTIFIIVFSILNVFLFSLYLNRYNEASDVVVPRDTPIEERLVLDNIKVEKTEDIIQEASYVSGSVHIFSTEELGQLTNQTVEVKEDYQLIGTFKEPLLITEENTIEKLLSENIIRGSSYELWKVDEENQSATLFQTVNNRLVYYNQNAKVVVYWNDEHEIIRYEQTILDNLEDYNESKKLLPTMQAINLLYSRTLIKPDSTVKEINLGYSTLAQQAETQVFAPTWHILVELSNGTIEEHFVNAVEGRIIEIPKKEVEQAVVE; encoded by the coding sequence TTGGATTGGAATAAAACAAAAACAATATTTATTATTGTATTTTCTATTCTAAACGTGTTTTTATTCTCTCTTTATTTAAATAGATATAATGAAGCCTCGGATGTTGTAGTTCCCAGGGATACACCTATTGAGGAACGACTAGTCTTAGATAATATAAAAGTTGAAAAAACAGAAGATATTATTCAAGAAGCTTCTTATGTTTCTGGTAGTGTTCATATATTTAGCACAGAAGAATTAGGACAATTAACGAATCAGACCGTAGAAGTGAAAGAAGACTATCAGCTAATAGGTACCTTTAAAGAACCACTTCTAATAACAGAGGAAAATACAATAGAAAAACTACTATCGGAAAATATTATTCGTGGATCTTCTTATGAATTGTGGAAAGTAGATGAAGAAAATCAGTCTGCTACATTATTTCAAACAGTAAATAATCGACTAGTTTATTATAATCAAAATGCAAAAGTCGTTGTTTACTGGAATGATGAACATGAAATTATTCGATATGAACAAACGATATTGGATAATTTAGAGGACTACAATGAGTCGAAAAAACTATTGCCTACTATGCAGGCGATTAATCTTTTATATTCCCGAACGTTAATAAAACCTGATTCTACGGTAAAAGAAATTAATTTGGGATACTCTACCCTAGCCCAACAGGCAGAAACGCAAGTATTTGCACCAACTTGGCATATTTTAGTAGAGCTTTCAAATGGAACAATAGAAGAACACTTTGTAAATGCAGTAGAAGGAAGAATTATTGAAATTCCCAAAAAAGAGGTAGAACAAGCAGTTGTAGAGTAA
- a CDS encoding trypsin-like peptidase domain-containing protein encodes MGYYNPYEPQEEPKKEKKRGLPGYFLSALAGVMVGALLVWFLIPSVVTNLPSAKTAKNATETKQLSVDITTDVTSAVEKASAAVVGVTNIQSVTNFWSRSQSTQEAGTGSGVIYKKEGGKAFVITNYHVIEGAKSLEVTLVDGTKVPANLVGSDIWTDLAVLEIDDTGVDTVLEFGDSDALKQGETVIAIGNPLGLDFYGSVTTGVVSGKDRAIPVDLNQDGVEDWQAEVLQTDAAINPGNSGGALINLAGQLIGINSMKISEATVEGIGLAIPINSAIPVIEDLEVNGQVNRPSMGITMIDLTNVPAVHQRDTLKLPAEVTTGVVVDQIVENSPAALAEMKTYDVIVEMDGQKIENSIDLRKHLYNEKEIGDELKVKVYRQGELVELTLTLKETTKL; translated from the coding sequence ATGGGCTATTATAATCCATACGAACCGCAAGAAGAACCAAAGAAAGAAAAGAAAAGGGGATTACCAGGATACTTCTTAAGCGCTTTAGCTGGTGTAATGGTCGGAGCACTTCTTGTATGGTTTCTAATACCATCTGTTGTAACAAATTTACCATCAGCTAAAACGGCGAAAAATGCAACAGAAACAAAACAGCTTTCAGTTGATATTACAACAGATGTTACGAGTGCAGTAGAAAAAGCATCGGCAGCAGTTGTTGGGGTTACAAATATTCAGTCCGTTACTAATTTTTGGAGTCGGTCACAATCAACACAAGAAGCTGGAACGGGTTCAGGAGTTATTTATAAAAAAGAAGGCGGAAAAGCTTTTGTTATTACAAATTATCATGTAATTGAAGGCGCAAAATCGTTAGAGGTAACATTAGTAGATGGAACAAAAGTACCAGCAAATCTCGTAGGAAGTGATATTTGGACGGACTTAGCAGTTCTAGAAATTGATGATACAGGAGTAGATACTGTCCTAGAGTTTGGTGATTCAGATGCATTAAAGCAAGGGGAGACAGTTATCGCAATTGGTAATCCGCTTGGTTTAGATTTCTATGGATCGGTTACAACAGGTGTGGTATCTGGTAAAGATCGTGCAATTCCAGTGGATCTTAACCAAGATGGTGTAGAAGATTGGCAAGCAGAAGTATTACAAACGGATGCAGCGATTAATCCAGGAAACAGTGGTGGTGCACTGATTAACTTAGCCGGACAGCTTATAGGAATAAACTCGATGAAAATTTCTGAAGCGACTGTAGAAGGAATTGGGCTTGCAATTCCCATCAATTCGGCAATTCCAGTTATTGAGGATTTAGAGGTTAACGGACAAGTAAATCGACCATCTATGGGTATTACAATGATTGACTTGACGAATGTACCAGCAGTACACCAACGTGATACGTTAAAATTACCGGCGGAAGTGACAACTGGGGTAGTGGTCGACCAAATAGTAGAAAATTCGCCTGCAGCTTTAGCGGAAATGAAAACCTACGACGTAATTGTCGAAATGGATGGTCAAAAAATAGAAAACTCTATTGATTTAAGAAAGCATTTATACAATGAAAAAGAAATCGGCGACGAATTAAAAGTAAAAGTATATCGCCAAGGAGAGTTGGTAGAGTTAACACTTACTTTAAAGGAAACAACTAAATTATAA
- a CDS encoding MBL fold metallo-hydrolase yields the protein MKFSVLASGSSGNAVYVENEEHCFLVDVGLSGKKMEQLFHEIDRDMKKLSGIFVTHEHSDHIKGLGVVARKYGIPIYANEKTWFAMDSLIGKVPVEQRFQFDMETVKTFGTMDIQSFGVSHDAADPMFYIFHENGRKLVLITDTGYVSDRMKGHIKGADSFVFESNHDVSMLQMGRYPWSVKRRILSDVGHVSNEDAAVAMSEVIDLKNTHIYLSHLSKDNNMKDLARMSVTQTLQSCGIVAGEYVHLHDTDANHPTELVLV from the coding sequence ATGAAGTTCAGTGTATTAGCTAGTGGAAGCAGTGGGAATGCAGTTTATGTGGAAAATGAAGAGCATTGCTTCCTAGTAGATGTAGGGCTAAGTGGCAAGAAAATGGAGCAACTTTTCCATGAAATTGACCGAGACATGAAAAAACTGTCAGGTATTTTTGTTACTCATGAGCATAGCGATCATATTAAAGGTCTAGGCGTGGTTGCAAGAAAGTATGGTATTCCTATTTATGCAAATGAAAAAACTTGGTTTGCCATGGATTCCCTTATTGGAAAAGTACCGGTAGAGCAGCGATTCCAATTTGATATGGAAACGGTTAAAACATTTGGTACAATGGATATCCAGTCCTTTGGAGTGTCTCACGATGCGGCAGATCCAATGTTTTATATCTTTCATGAAAATGGTCGCAAGCTTGTCCTGATTACAGATACAGGCTATGTAAGTGACCGAATGAAAGGCCATATAAAAGGAGCGGATTCGTTCGTCTTTGAAAGTAATCATGATGTCAGTATGCTTCAAATGGGACGCTATCCCTGGTCGGTAAAACGTAGAATATTAAGCGATGTAGGTCATGTGTCTAATGAAGATGCAGCTGTTGCAATGAGTGAAGTAATAGATTTAAAGAATACACATATTTATCTGTCGCATTTGAGTAAAGATAATAATATGAAGGATCTTGCAAGAATGAGTGTTACACAAACTCTACAATCGTGTGGGATAGTTGCGGGGGAGTATGTGCATCTACATGATACAGATGCCAATCATCCAACTGAGTTAGTCCTTGTCTAG
- a CDS encoding CxxH/CxxC protein: MRIFSCEAHINQALDMFVAEQKTFPMMEELKEDKKLSTKCTYCDGSAIYIVANENDDTICR; encoded by the coding sequence TTGAGAATATTCAGTTGCGAAGCCCATATAAATCAAGCTTTAGACATGTTTGTTGCAGAACAAAAAACCTTCCCAATGATGGAAGAACTAAAAGAAGATAAAAAGTTATCCACAAAGTGTACATACTGCGATGGATCGGCAATATATATTGTGGCAAATGAAAATGATGACACAATATGTAGATAA